Below is a genomic region from Ferrovum sp. PN-J185.
TTAGGAGTAAAAATAATTCTAGATAATTTTGAACAAAGCTCCATAACGATAATGACGATTAACTCTGTTCCCTTATTTGCAATAAAAATTTCTGAAAAACATATAAAACAACAAGATTACACCAATGAGAAAAGTATACATTCTCTAATACTATTTATACAATTAGCAAAAATGGTGAGCACAAACTTAATTATTGGAGGTATCAATTCAGAGAAATTGATGGGTTTTTTCAAATCACATGAATGCTATTTACTTGAAGGAAGTTATTTTAATAATAAAAACTGATTTCTGTTTCTAAGTAATCAAATTGACTATCTCTTTTATTATAAGAAAACCCTAAAATAATTTACCTTCACTCAATTTTTATCTTATAGTTTTATGTATTAATTTAAATCTGTATAAGGTGATTTATAAACTGATTGATTGTATTTCCGTAATACTTAACGTTGCTATCTCTTTTAACTTGTCGTGTTTTGGGGTGTTTAGATCAATTAAAGTGTCTACTTGAGCGTAAGTATTACTTATGAAAGTTTGCTGATTTTGATTGTTTAACCTATAAACACCATAATGTACTTTACTTAACTCATCAAAAGTTAATTGACTCATTAATTTTTTACTAGCCCATATTGCTCCAAATCTAGCAAAATCACAAATTCTTGAAGCCTGATTTATAGTATCACCTAATACCGTGAATTCGATAGAAGTTGAAGTCTGAAATGTACCCAACCATTCTTGTCCTTCATGAATAGACGTATTTAAATAAAGGTCTCTAAGCCAACCCTTTTTTATCTTCCATCGTTCATTAATTTTCCTCATCTCATTCTTAATCATCATTGCACACTGAACTGCATTGAACGTATATGAGGAGTCGGGTTTGGGAAAGAAATAATAAACTAAACCATCTCCTACATGCTTCCCATGGGTACCGTAAAACTGTCTAAATATAGGGTCTAATGATGTCCAAATTTCATTAATTAATTCAAAATATTCATTTGCGGGTAATTCTGCACAAATTCTTGTAGATGACTGCAAGTCTGTCACTAATACAGCAAAAGAAGTTAATGTAGGGATTTTATTTTTCAATAACTCTTTGATAACGAGATCACGGCGGCTAAGGTAATTAATTATAGAATCTGAATACTCAGCAATAGGTACAAATACTAATAAAATACCTTCACGAAAAGTAGTAATTGCAATATTATAAATATTAGAAGTACTCTCATTAGTTTCAATGAAAATTTCTTTCAGTAAAACCCCTCTCACCGAATCAAAATCACTATCTTTATCGTAAGCATTTGAAATT
It encodes:
- a CDS encoding adenylate/guanylate cyclase domain-containing protein, whose translation is MITSKQLLELTGISRATLNNYISLGFIPKPQVMSPLENNNSSTKRIGFFQDEVIERINEIKHLKKNGLGISELINYFKTKGLLVYKNEEKIHIDTVNNVTMSLDSINCPSLMINYNFEVVWLNDSVKKLIWNNKLKLDDNTKLRNIFDVISQANFFLKEDTYLSLIELFVFLAKTKYNKSQIESTIVSKTSTILNIISNAYDKDSDFDSVRGVLLKEIFIETNESTSNIYNIAITTFREGILLVFVPIAEYSDSIINYLSRRDLVIKELLKNKIPTLTSFAVLVTDLQSSTRICAELPANEYFELINEIWTSLDPIFRQFYGTHGKHVGDGLVYYFFPKPDSSYTFNAVQCAMMIKNEMRKINERWKIKKGWLRDLYLNTSIHEGQEWLGTFQTSTSIEFTVLGDTINQASRICDFARFGAIWASKKLMSQLTFDELSKVHYGVYRLNNQNQQTFISNTYAQVDTLIDLNTPKHDKLKEIATLSITEIQSISL